A genome region from Thermococcus gorgonarius includes the following:
- a CDS encoding ABC transporter ATP-binding protein produces the protein MNESSLSLIVRFVREALSERKTLAIVVASIIGSALANLASPYLLSVAIDRYIVPGRYEKLGFIAALYLLALAGQWFFMTLQTYYTEVFGQKVLRKLRSRLHEKVLSANLDFFKEKSTGDLVSRIINDTGVVNDVLVSGLLGGLGSLLSLAGIIVAMLILDLRLTLVTLTSVPLMVLVAYYFGGKMRKAYRETRRKIARISSVVEESVAGIETIRAFGREGQVEREFSEASLETIKAYLRVAVYMGLFWPLMNITSLLSVVVVIAYGGYLAYQGSVSIGVVVAFIQYAQRFRGPINNVVSMYDSLQSALAAVERIYGVLDDERVEDYSGKPVEKLRGEIEFRDVWFEYEKGRPVLKGINLSISSGSKIALVGRTGAGKTTIANLIMRFYDPTRGSVLYDEIDGREISRKSLRRRIGYVPQETYLFPGTIMENILIANPKASEEDVVRVCRELGIHDFIMRLPKGYETQAGEAGKLLSVGEKQLISLARAMLKDPDVIILDEALSSVDPKTERLVQDAMLRLMEGRTSIIIAHRLGITRFVDRVVVVEDGEIVEEGSPEALLERKGRFYRLYTSQLSGAEVD, from the coding sequence ATGAATGAGTCGTCGCTCTCGCTCATAGTGCGCTTCGTAAGGGAAGCCCTCTCCGAGAGGAAAACCCTCGCCATAGTGGTGGCGAGCATCATAGGTTCGGCCCTAGCCAACCTGGCCTCCCCCTACCTCCTGAGCGTGGCGATAGACCGCTACATAGTGCCCGGGAGATACGAGAAGCTAGGGTTCATCGCGGCCCTCTACCTCCTCGCCCTCGCCGGCCAGTGGTTCTTCATGACGCTCCAGACGTACTATACAGAGGTTTTCGGCCAGAAGGTTCTCAGGAAGCTCAGGAGCAGACTGCACGAGAAAGTTCTCTCAGCGAACCTCGACTTCTTCAAAGAGAAGTCTACCGGCGACCTTGTGTCGAGGATAATCAACGACACCGGCGTGGTGAACGACGTCCTCGTTTCCGGCCTGCTGGGCGGGCTCGGGAGCCTGCTGAGCCTGGCGGGCATAATAGTTGCCATGCTCATACTCGACCTCAGGCTGACCCTCGTAACCCTCACCAGCGTGCCGCTCATGGTGTTGGTTGCCTACTACTTCGGGGGAAAGATGAGGAAGGCCTACCGCGAGACGAGGAGGAAAATAGCGAGGATTTCCAGCGTGGTCGAGGAGAGCGTTGCTGGAATAGAGACGATACGCGCCTTTGGAAGGGAAGGCCAGGTCGAGAGGGAGTTCTCAGAGGCGTCGCTGGAGACGATAAAGGCCTACCTGCGGGTCGCGGTTTACATGGGCCTCTTCTGGCCCCTCATGAACATAACGAGCCTCCTCTCGGTTGTGGTGGTCATAGCCTACGGCGGCTACCTCGCCTACCAGGGGAGCGTCAGCATAGGAGTCGTCGTGGCCTTCATCCAGTACGCCCAGCGCTTCCGCGGGCCGATAAACAACGTTGTAAGCATGTATGACAGCCTGCAGTCCGCTCTGGCCGCTGTGGAGAGGATATACGGGGTCCTGGACGATGAGAGGGTGGAGGACTACAGCGGAAAACCCGTGGAAAAGCTGAGAGGCGAGATAGAGTTCAGAGACGTCTGGTTCGAGTACGAGAAGGGAAGGCCCGTGCTCAAAGGGATAAACCTCTCGATTTCCTCTGGCTCAAAGATTGCCCTCGTGGGAAGGACTGGGGCAGGAAAGACGACCATCGCGAACCTGATAATGCGCTTTTACGACCCGACCAGGGGCTCAGTCCTCTACGACGAGATCGACGGGAGGGAGATAAGCAGGAAGAGCCTGCGGAGGAGGATAGGCTACGTCCCCCAGGAGACCTACCTCTTCCCTGGGACGATAATGGAGAACATCCTTATAGCGAACCCCAAAGCGAGCGAGGAGGACGTGGTGAGGGTCTGCAGGGAGCTTGGGATCCACGACTTCATAATGAGGCTCCCCAAGGGGTACGAAACCCAGGCAGGGGAGGCCGGAAAACTGCTCTCCGTCGGGGAGAAACAGCTGATCTCGCTCGCGAGGGCGATGCTCAAGGATCCGGACGTGATTATCCTCGATGAGGCTCTCTCGAGCGTTGACCCCAAGACTGAGAGGCTCGTTCAGGACGCGATGCTGAGGCTCATGGAGGGCAGGACGAGCATAATCATAGCCCACCGCCTTGGCATAACCCGCTTCGTGGACAGGGTTGTCGTGGTCGAGGACGGGGAGATCGTTGAGGAAGGCTCTCCAGAGGCCCTACTCGAGAGGAAGGGCCGCTTCTACCGGCTCTACACCTCCCAGCTCAGCGGGGCTGAAGTGGACTGA
- a CDS encoding ABC transporter ATP-binding protein, translated as MGESLKGLARLLGYLRGHALHFSLGMVMVLLMSYTSGVVPVLIREAIDRGVTAGDYGQALEYALLILLVGVLNGAFSFAGRYLLVKSAQHAVYHLRMDAFRAIQRQRMEFFDKTFSGQLISRITNDTERITRFLSFRLRMFVYSLFLIAVSLYYMIRMNTLLTAVALVTIGIVVALNSAYAMKVRPIYDRIRHQTGVIASTATGTIAGIKTIKALSVEEEIHEKFERENEELYSLNVEATRIVAIYGNASFLVLGIAMSAMLYFGGRAIIVNTLTVGELAAFLTYMLTMTWPLRALGFTIADIQRSLAAASRLFEVVDSAPESVDPPDAVELKNPRGEVEFRDVWLTYHTGKTVLRGLSFKVRPGEKVVITGPPGSGKSTVLKLIARFYEPERGEVLLDGIDVRKIKTESLRKTVAYVPQEPFIFNRSIRENIALAKPDATMEEIVRAAKIAKIHDFIASLPEGYDTVLGEKGVTLSGGQRQRIALARALLLDPKVILLDDPVSNLDAGTEKRLVEDLREILKDRTALIVSQRPSLVKLADRAIVMAEGRIVEDGKPEELVRKGGAFSEMLRAVGGNE; from the coding sequence ATGGGAGAATCGCTCAAAGGGCTGGCCAGACTGCTGGGGTATCTGAGGGGACACGCCCTCCACTTCTCGCTGGGCATGGTTATGGTACTCCTCATGTCATACACCAGCGGAGTGGTTCCCGTCCTCATAAGGGAGGCCATAGACAGGGGCGTGACTGCTGGAGACTACGGTCAGGCCCTCGAGTATGCACTCCTCATACTCCTCGTTGGCGTCCTCAACGGGGCCTTCAGCTTTGCTGGGAGGTATCTCCTCGTCAAATCGGCCCAGCATGCGGTTTACCACCTCAGGATGGACGCTTTTAGGGCAATTCAGCGGCAGAGGATGGAGTTTTTCGACAAGACCTTCTCAGGCCAGCTGATAAGCAGAATAACCAACGACACGGAGAGGATAACGAGGTTCCTCTCATTCCGGCTGAGGATGTTTGTGTACTCGCTCTTTCTGATAGCGGTCTCGCTCTACTACATGATCCGGATGAACACCCTCCTGACTGCCGTGGCCCTGGTTACCATAGGGATCGTTGTGGCCCTGAACTCGGCCTACGCGATGAAAGTCCGCCCCATCTACGACAGGATCAGGCACCAGACCGGGGTAATAGCCTCCACGGCGACAGGGACGATAGCCGGGATAAAGACGATAAAGGCCCTTTCGGTGGAGGAAGAAATCCACGAGAAGTTCGAGAGGGAGAACGAGGAGCTCTACTCACTCAACGTCGAGGCCACTAGAATAGTGGCGATATACGGAAACGCTTCCTTCCTCGTCCTTGGAATAGCGATGAGTGCGATGCTCTACTTTGGTGGAAGGGCCATCATAGTGAACACGCTGACGGTTGGAGAGCTCGCGGCCTTCCTCACGTACATGCTCACGATGACCTGGCCCCTCAGGGCGCTCGGTTTCACAATAGCCGACATCCAGAGGAGCTTGGCCGCGGCTTCGAGACTTTTTGAGGTTGTGGATTCCGCTCCCGAGAGCGTTGATCCTCCAGACGCGGTCGAGCTGAAGAACCCAAGGGGCGAGGTGGAGTTCAGGGACGTGTGGCTCACCTACCACACGGGGAAGACCGTGCTCAGGGGGCTGAGCTTTAAGGTGAGGCCCGGGGAGAAGGTCGTCATAACCGGACCGCCGGGCTCGGGGAAGAGCACGGTTCTTAAGCTGATAGCCAGGTTCTACGAGCCCGAGAGGGGAGAGGTGCTCCTGGACGGGATTGACGTGAGAAAGATAAAGACGGAGAGCCTGAGGAAGACTGTAGCCTACGTCCCGCAGGAGCCCTTCATCTTCAACAGGAGCATAAGGGAGAACATCGCCCTTGCCAAGCCGGACGCGACGATGGAGGAGATAGTAAGGGCCGCCAAGATAGCGAAGATACACGATTTCATAGCCTCTCTTCCAGAAGGCTACGACACGGTCCTCGGCGAGAAGGGGGTAACCCTTTCGGGCGGACAGAGGCAGAGGATAGCGCTGGCGAGGGCCCTGCTCCTCGATCCAAAGGTAATCCTCCTCGATGATCCTGTCTCGAACCTCGACGCCGGAACCGAGAAGCGGCTCGTGGAGGACTTGAGGGAGATACTGAAGGACAGGACGGCGTTGATAGTCTCTCAGAGGCCGTCGCTCGTAAAGCTCGCCGACAGAGCTATCGTGATGGCCGAGGGCAGAATAGTGGAGGACGGTAAACCGGAGGAGCTGGTCAGGAAAGGTGGAGCCTTCAGCGAGATGCTCAGGGCGGTGGGAGGAAATGAATGA
- a CDS encoding MFS transporter has product MRWSEIPRDAKAYMLYHTLIAPGLIVWILFPLYLMETGYSILEVGAFFTAVNLASIPLTYLFGRAFNRWDIKKGLIAIDVLDGIAYVLYGLAKGAVASVLLFAGRAVEKLSTMLYPLYRAYEQIIYPEDKYEEIFAWHLRLPEIARVLTFPVMGYILGYVYPGPESYRWAFIIFGLFSAVTVAYLWLFLPSIGKDERITPEGFTFRAGEFKLLLAFEALLTLAWALAPEIVLINYVVFTLRKTVFEVTLVAVASSLASILGTYASERVPKGKGFRAIAFGMLLNAFYALIMALSPPFWIVLAVYALGDFGTTFWFPFYRAWMFKLIPKERASEFHAAISSYRKVIGIVAPFIAGALASIHATLPYVFSLAFFLLAGSMFVMISKKRS; this is encoded by the coding sequence ATGCGCTGGAGTGAAATCCCCCGCGACGCTAAAGCCTACATGCTCTACCACACGCTCATCGCTCCCGGCCTGATAGTCTGGATTCTCTTCCCGCTCTACCTGATGGAGACGGGCTACTCCATCCTCGAAGTTGGAGCGTTCTTTACAGCGGTCAACCTCGCCTCGATTCCCCTAACCTACCTCTTCGGCAGGGCATTCAACCGATGGGACATAAAGAAGGGCCTCATCGCGATTGACGTCCTCGATGGCATCGCCTACGTTTTGTACGGCCTAGCCAAGGGCGCTGTCGCTTCGGTTTTGCTCTTCGCAGGCAGGGCCGTAGAAAAGCTCTCCACCATGCTCTACCCCCTATATCGGGCTTACGAGCAGATAATCTATCCCGAGGACAAATATGAGGAGATATTCGCCTGGCACCTACGCCTGCCGGAAATAGCAAGGGTTCTCACGTTCCCGGTTATGGGCTACATACTGGGCTACGTCTACCCGGGCCCCGAGAGCTACCGCTGGGCCTTCATCATCTTCGGCCTCTTCTCGGCCGTCACGGTGGCATACCTCTGGCTCTTCCTTCCGAGCATTGGGAAAGATGAAAGGATAACGCCGGAGGGTTTTACGTTTAGAGCGGGTGAATTTAAGCTTCTCCTGGCGTTTGAGGCGTTGCTAACTCTGGCATGGGCCCTCGCGCCAGAGATAGTCCTCATCAACTACGTCGTCTTTACTCTGAGAAAGACAGTCTTTGAGGTGACCCTCGTGGCGGTCGCCAGCAGTCTGGCTTCGATTCTGGGAACCTACGCAAGCGAGCGCGTTCCGAAGGGGAAGGGCTTCCGGGCTATTGCCTTCGGCATGCTCCTCAACGCATTCTACGCCCTGATAATGGCTTTATCCCCGCCGTTCTGGATTGTTTTAGCAGTTTACGCGCTCGGGGACTTCGGCACCACCTTCTGGTTCCCATTCTACAGGGCCTGGATGTTCAAGCTGATTCCAAAGGAGAGGGCGAGCGAGTTCCACGCGGCGATATCGAGCTATAGAAAGGTAATCGGCATCGTCGCGCCCTTTATCGCCGGTGCCCTAGCGAGCATTCATGCAACGCTGCCCTATGTCTTTAGTTTGGCCTTCTTCCTACTGGCGGGAAGCATGTTTGTGATGATCTCCAAGAAGAGAAGCTGA
- a CDS encoding SNF7 family protein produces MRAFLKNILEEIDIEGLSRKKIKRNLNGEGIMGILSKFFGKKNPMDVSLDVLRETQATLEIQIRKIENEIASIDREIAALFERAKSARSKSEELTIATKIKTLNQRKKNLQATHMQLNKQLMLISNLAIIKENEAILKGTPTWEMLRNMSPEELERNLTTMQLDAQNFNENLNQMLGITDQTLGVGADFEEDEELAEIMKTIHAVKEGELEPETESIVKLRSILLDIQNNYELVRFNLIEFLRKELGFSKETIEELLYILEDILNDWARIRGAKKINSQTLNLLTIEFLIRLILPYLKTKHIPPGNEIKNQLEQLQQVAYCVKIPSKHEYCEYLSLYEQISLLMSPTTRECVENILKTAKHVIDNSTKIAKMDFYLRVNLWNELQEKYMLYEKGVCGQFPKHLDLVKYLDNYIRIHLETALAFLALTFKENKEEYPPAIDRFSESELHTIKLIREYDIFGKLESEEIMRRILANDEHVKTLLKLYPTMEEHIISSCSNWYLYWYLMCSWEKQKERIDKKVNEILDQLLEHNLTTNGSMLKSNPNQEVLAIPFRNFFETVSIYLIGTKKLSKRISKKLSNMARILAMSSEFTRSIGWGFLKHLDKKPSSITQEGELYIENEIIHEELEELLDTGKSDVLSSF; encoded by the coding sequence ATGAGGGCGTTTTTGAAAAATATACTGGAGGAGATTGATATTGAAGGGTTGTCTAGAAAGAAAATAAAAAGGAACTTAAATGGTGAGGGAATCATGGGTATCCTCTCTAAATTTTTCGGCAAAAAAAATCCTATGGATGTATCCTTGGACGTATTGAGAGAAACTCAAGCAACGCTTGAGATTCAAATTAGAAAAATTGAGAATGAGATAGCCAGCATAGATCGCGAGATAGCGGCGCTCTTTGAAAGGGCAAAGAGCGCGAGGAGCAAGAGCGAAGAGCTCACCATAGCGACGAAGATAAAGACCCTTAACCAGCGCAAGAAGAACCTCCAGGCAACACACATGCAGCTCAACAAGCAGCTCATGCTCATAAGCAACCTGGCCATAATCAAGGAGAACGAGGCCATCCTGAAGGGAACGCCAACTTGGGAGATGCTCCGCAACATGTCACCGGAGGAGCTTGAGAGGAACCTGACGACCATGCAGCTGGATGCGCAGAACTTCAACGAGAACCTCAACCAGATGCTCGGCATAACTGACCAGACGCTGGGCGTTGGGGCTGACTTCGAGGAGGACGAAGAGCTGGCCGAGATAATGAAGACCATCCACGCGGTTAAAGAGGGTGAGCTCGAGCCTGAAACAGAATCAATTGTCAAGCTTCGTAGTATATTGTTAGATATCCAAAACAATTATGAGTTAGTACGTTTTAATTTGATCGAATTTTTGAGGAAAGAATTAGGATTCTCAAAAGAGACAATAGAAGAATTGTTGTATATACTTGAAGATATACTTAACGATTGGGCAAGAATCAGGGGGGCTAAGAAGATAAATTCTCAAACGTTGAATCTGCTCACTATAGAATTCTTGATTCGTTTGATCCTACCATACCTAAAAACAAAACATATACCCCCCGGGAATGAAATTAAAAATCAGCTTGAACAACTACAACAAGTGGCTTACTGTGTTAAAATTCCTAGCAAACATGAGTATTGTGAATATTTATCTCTATATGAGCAGATCTCACTATTAATGTCCCCTACAACGAGAGAATGCGTGGAGAACATTCTAAAGACTGCAAAACACGTCATTGACAATAGCACAAAGATTGCAAAAATGGACTTTTATCTACGAGTGAACCTCTGGAATGAGCTACAAGAAAAATACATGTTATATGAAAAAGGGGTGTGTGGGCAATTTCCAAAACATCTAGATCTAGTTAAGTATTTAGATAATTATATAAGAATCCACCTAGAAACGGCATTGGCATTTCTGGCTTTAACCTTCAAGGAAAATAAGGAGGAATATCCCCCAGCAATAGATAGATTTAGTGAGTCAGAGCTTCATACAATTAAGTTGATACGTGAATATGATATCTTTGGCAAATTAGAATCAGAAGAAATTATGAGGAGAATCTTGGCTAATGATGAACATGTAAAAACATTACTCAAGTTATATCCCACTATGGAGGAGCATATTATCTCATCATGCTCTAACTGGTATCTTTATTGGTATTTGATGTGTTCTTGGGAAAAACAGAAAGAGAGAATAGACAAAAAGGTGAATGAAATCTTGGATCAGTTATTAGAGCATAATCTAACTACTAACGGCTCAATGTTAAAATCAAACCCAAATCAGGAAGTTTTAGCGATACCTTTTAGAAATTTTTTTGAAACCGTTTCCATTTACTTGATAGGCACTAAAAAATTATCGAAGAGAATCTCTAAGAAGCTTTCTAATATGGCGAGAATTCTTGCAATGTCCTCTGAATTCACGCGTAGTATAGGGTGGGGATTCCTTAAGCATCTCGATAAAAAACCTAGTAGCATAACTCAGGAAGGGGAGTTATACATAGAGAACGAGATTATTCATGAAGAATTAGAGGAACTTCTAGACACCGGAAAGAGCGATGTTCTCAGCTCATTTTAA
- a CDS encoding helix-turn-helix domain-containing protein, with protein sequence MPGEDLAREVQELKKALEAMRASFEVVSKMAQAYLRLLNVYAEYGGLSIDVVIPEIKHDPIAREIVKILFDLRRANVSQIARELKGRRGKASRNTVRAKLEELERLGVVKKLPAERGKVYALSRDVVKRWLELIGMPIRFEQTNEY encoded by the coding sequence ATGCCCGGTGAAGACCTCGCCAGGGAAGTCCAGGAGCTCAAGAAGGCCCTCGAAGCGATGAGGGCGAGCTTCGAAGTAGTCTCCAAGATGGCCCAGGCATACCTCAGGCTCCTCAACGTTTATGCGGAATATGGGGGCCTGAGCATAGACGTGGTAATCCCTGAGATAAAGCACGACCCGATAGCTAGGGAGATTGTAAAGATTCTCTTCGACCTCAGGAGGGCGAACGTGAGCCAGATAGCGCGCGAGCTGAAGGGCAGGCGAGGAAAGGCCTCAAGGAACACGGTCCGGGCGAAGCTGGAGGAGCTTGAGAGGCTCGGTGTGGTGAAGAAGCTCCCTGCCGAAAGGGGCAAGGTCTACGCCCTCTCCAGGGATGTGGTCAAGAGGTGGTTAGAGCTGATCGGAATGCCGATTAGGTTTGAGCAGACTAACGAGTATTGA
- a CDS encoding GNAT family N-acetyltransferase — translation MNPIIREARPEDRPFIQEIARLTWGGEDYLARVFDDWVEDGNFYVLELEGKVIGTAKLTLLPGRVGWLEGLRVHPDYRGRGYGRMIQNFMIDLGRRLAEEGKIEALEFATYFLNRESIAMARKDGFSVMARFFNLGARVEDFQPEEPNPVELGMNDLTLGIIPLGWKFVHRSEEALEWLREKGEAYEVNDFKFLATRDGATFTPLSTGLGCIRAMLPAMAWVAREKGREEFDLMLPGGMKPVLPGLRRLGLFLWDETDEPNVLVFRKKLPERSV, via the coding sequence ATGAACCCGATAATCCGCGAAGCCAGACCCGAAGACAGGCCCTTCATCCAGGAAATAGCGCGTTTGACATGGGGCGGTGAAGATTACCTGGCGAGGGTGTTCGACGATTGGGTAGAAGACGGCAACTTCTACGTCCTTGAGCTTGAGGGAAAGGTGATCGGAACGGCAAAGCTCACCCTCCTGCCGGGAAGGGTCGGCTGGCTTGAGGGGCTCCGCGTCCACCCGGATTACAGGGGGAGAGGCTACGGGAGGATGATCCAGAACTTCATGATCGACCTCGGGAGAAGGCTAGCCGAGGAGGGAAAGATAGAGGCCCTTGAGTTCGCCACCTACTTCCTGAACAGAGAGAGCATAGCGATGGCCAGGAAGGACGGCTTCTCGGTTATGGCGAGGTTCTTCAACCTCGGCGCAAGGGTGGAGGACTTCCAGCCGGAGGAACCAAACCCGGTGGAGCTTGGGATGAATGACCTGACCCTCGGAATAATCCCCCTCGGCTGGAAGTTCGTTCACCGGAGCGAGGAAGCGCTGGAGTGGCTCAGAGAGAAGGGGGAAGCCTATGAAGTGAACGACTTTAAGTTCCTCGCCACCAGAGACGGGGCAACCTTCACGCCGCTCTCAACGGGCCTGGGGTGCATAAGGGCGATGCTGCCGGCGATGGCGTGGGTGGCAAGGGAGAAAGGCCGGGAGGAGTTCGACCTGATGCTTCCCGGGGGAATGAAGCCCGTTCTTCCAGGCCTGAGGAGGCTTGGCCTCTTCCTCTGGGACGAGACCGATGAGCCGAACGTGCTGGTGTTTAGAAAGAAACTACCGGAGCGGTCGGTATGA